The genomic DNA GACCGAGCTTCCCTCGGGCGTTGAGATGGTGATGCCGGGCGACAACGTGACGATCACGGCTGAGTTGATTCAGTCCATCGCCATGGCCAAGGACCTGCGCTTCGCGATTCGCGAAGGCGGCAAGACCGTCGGCGCCGGCGTCGTGACCGAGATTCTGGATTAAGCCTCTTAGGATTTACACCTTAAACAGGGAGAGGACAAAATTTGGTGGGATGATTGAAAGATGGCGGCAAAGTACCGTCCACAGGGGGCAGACCCCGCATGCGAAGCCGCCCGAGGAGCTGTGCAGGTGCACAGCGACGAGGGCAATGAAGCAGGCGGGCGGCAGCTTTCAATCAGACCACCAAATTTTTAGGTCAGTAGCTCAATTGGTAGAGTAGCGGTCTCCAAAACCGTTGGTTGTAGGTTCAAGTCCTATCTGGCCTGGGAATTCCGAAAATGAAACGATTTCAAAATTATATCCGGGACGTGATCGCCGAGCTGCGCAAGGTGACCTGGCCTACGCGGGAAGAGCTCAAGGGCTCTACCATAACGGTCATCATCTTCAGCCTCATGTCCACGGCATTCGTATTTCTCGTGGATTTCGTCTTGGGAAAGCTGGTGCAGCTTGTCCTCGGTTGAGGGCATAGCGCAGGCTGGAAAGCGAATGGGAATGGCAGTGAAAAAGTGGTACGTGGTCCATACCTATTCCGGCCAAGAGGGAAAGGTCAAGCAGCACCTGGAAGCCCTGGTCGATAAGAACGGGCTGAAGGATTCCTTCGGGCAGATCTTGCTTCCCACCCGCGAGGTCACGACGGTCCAAAAGGGCAAGAAGACCACGCGCGACAAGAAGTTCTATCCCTCCTACCTCCTCGTGGAGATGGAGATGAACAAGGAAACGATGCATTACGTAACGGATATCCCGGGCGTGACGCATTTCGTGGGAGTGGGCAAACCCCAGCCCCTACGCAAGGCGGAAGTGGATCGCATCCTGGGCCAGACCGCGGTCGAGCCCCAG from Fibrobacterota bacterium includes the following:
- the tuf gene encoding elongation factor Tu (EF-Tu; promotes GTP-dependent binding of aminoacyl-tRNA to the A-site of ribosomes during protein biosynthesis; when the tRNA anticodon matches the mRNA codon, GTP hydrolysis results; the inactive EF-Tu-GDP leaves the ribosome and release of GDP is promoted by elongation factor Ts; many prokaryotes have two copies of the gene encoding EF-Tu) is translated as TELPSGVEMVMPGDNVTITAELIQSIAMAKDLRFAIREGGKTVGAGVVTEILD
- the secE gene encoding preprotein translocase subunit SecE codes for the protein MKRFQNYIRDVIAELRKVTWPTREELKGSTITVIIFSLMSTAFVFLVDFVLGKLVQLVLG
- the nusG gene encoding transcription termination/antitermination factor NusG is translated as MGMAVKKWYVVHTYSGQEGKVKQHLEALVDKNGLKDSFGQILLPTREVTTVQKGKKTTRDKKFYPSYLLVEMEMNKETMHYVTDIPGVTHFVGVGKPQPLRKAEVDRILGQTAVEPQETGVVEIPFTSGEKVRIKDGPFKDFDGVVEEINPEKGKLKVMVSVFGRSTPVELDFVQVDAV